The DNA window ACTCGCTTTCGTGTCTGCGGTGTTAGGGCgccgccatccacgaccacATGCTGCACCTCGTACTCCAGCGCGACATCCTCGGCGGTCGGCGTGGACAACGCCGACGCCGGGCGGTGGAGCCGGGCAAGGATCACAGCGAGCTGCGCGCCAGTTTCCACCTCGACAAGATGCTCCACATTCTCCAGCAAGAATGCTGTCGGTCGAGTAGCAGCCAGCACCCGCACCACCTCGTAGAACAACCACCCCTTGTCCGCGTGCAGCCCTGCAGCATCGCCAGCCTTGGCGAAACTCTGACACGGGAAGCCGCCTGTGAGCACGTCGTGCGTGGGAAAGAAGGCGCTGGGTATCTCGGTGATGTCGCCGACGAGGAACGGCACAGAGCGCGCTGTGGCGTCAGGAAAGCCTCCTTCCGTCGCTGCGTAGtcctcggctgctgcggaggcggcagcggacaTGGCGGTcccgctgcggaggcggccgccaccgcgctgaGTGAGTAAGCCTCTGGTGTTTTCTCCGGGATCTTCTCGCTTCGCGTTTGGCAGCTGTAGGGCGGCTGGACAGTCGtgcaggcagcggtggtTGAGTGCGTAGACGATctgcgcaggaggcgcaAACTCCACGGCGAAAGCGGCACGACCACCAACGCGCTCCAGACCACTGCGGAACATGCCAATGCCGCCAAACAACTCGGAGAACGTGAAAAATGGACTGCAGGCGGTGTTGGCATCTCGAGAGAGGCCCCCCGGCGGAGCGCTACTGCGCTGGAGGGTGGCAGCCGATAGCGATGGCGCACCCGTTTCCGATGATGGTGGCGCACACGGGctgtctgccgccgcctcaccaCGTTGGAcgaggcggtgatggcgctgcagcaatgctgtgcgccgcatcgctgcgAGCGCAGATGGCATCTCCGCTAGCACCGGACAGCACACACGGTGGAACCGCCGGACGCCCCGGATGTAAGCCACCGGCGTAGATGATTTCATCGGCTCGTGTCCGTCAGCACCGTCACTTTCGGTGCTGGGGCCGCCACTCGATCCATCAGAAGAGAAAAGCGTGCGAAGCTCCGTCTCCGCAAACTCGCCGACCACGTGCGCCGCCATGTACAGGGGCCACCTCGTGCCTGCTCGCTCCGCACAcgggacgcgcagcagcgaaagaAATTCTTCACCTTCGACGGAGTCGCGCGCTGTGATGAGCGCACACCGTTCATACATCACTGCTGGGGCAGATGCGCGCGCATTAGTCGAATGTGCCTCAGACGTGGAGAGACTTGTGGGCAGAAGTGCAATGATGCCGTCGTTTCCAGAAAGCCCTGTCCGCCCCCCTGTCTGTGTGGCCATCACAAGCTCTGCTGCCTCGGCCTCAGTCGTCTCACGAAGGTGCACCAGCGTCTCCCTCAGGCTGCAGGCCGCGTCCTCACTGGCGCCGCCCCCACGCCCTTCAGGAGCGCTCGCCGATAGCCTGATCTCCAGCGCAtccgccacctcggcaaAGTGCTCGCCGTCGAACACAGTGACGTTACGCCCTGGCTTCAGTCGTCGggccgcgcgcagccgcgccacaaGAGGCGCCAGCTCTTGCTTCGAGCGGACCACGAAGACACCAGCTGGGTACAAAGGCGGGTAGGACCGCGCGGACGTCATCGTCGATGCAGTCTCTAACcatcacgcgtgcgcgcatgcgggTGTGAAGTGGACATTGTTGTGCATGGAAGGAGAGAAGATCGGAGCGGGAGCAGAGGGTAGCGACCGAGGTGTAACAGCAGCATAACAGAAAACAAGATGGGAAGCAACCAGAGCATACGGCGGCGTCGAAAGCAGAGGCGTGCtgaggagaggaagaggggaagcaCTGCAGAGGGCTGAGCAAACCGTTGTAcccgccccccctcccccctcactcTGGCCATACTCACCGCttcgagtgtgtgcgtgcgtgtatgcaaACTCCCTCGAAGGTGAGCAGGGGGTGTGTAGGGTGAGAGGGGACACTGCACGGAAGGCATTGCATACCAGGATGCCTCCTTCCGAGCGAGATGGGGACGGAACaagatgcgcacgcacacacacacacacacacagagagagagagaggaaagaagaGCGAAACGAGGGGAGAGGTTGGTCGGCTGCCAAGCctcgccaccccctcccctcccacctgCACAGCTCTCATGTTCTTTCTCACTACCTCTGACGCCCGCCCCTCTTCCCGCCGCCACGGTGTATGTGCCCCTATTGTAAGGGTCCCATACCACCACCGCTACAGCCCTTCAACTGCACCAGCCATCTACACGcatatgcatgtgtgtgtgtgtgtgtgtgtgtgtctgtgtgtacaTACCCCtatgcgcgcgtgtgtgcatcgcCCCGCATACACGGCGTGCGCATGGCACCAAGGGCAGTGCGGCCcgatttttttttcgtcggCTTCGTTTATAGGGTGAGGGAGCGCGAGAAGAAATGCGCTCACGCAGCCGTCCGCatcggcggcatcgccaccATTCGACGTCCTTTcgatcacacacacacacaccacacactcacacacccTCTGCCATTTTTTTTCAGTCGTTGTAAGGCGTTAGCGCGGAAAGAAAGAAACAAAGTTAACGTGGAAAGGCCCGGATGACGCGGgagatgcgtgtgtgt is part of the Leishmania major strain Friedlin complete genome, chromosome 25 genome and encodes:
- a CDS encoding modification methylase-like protein, whose protein sequence is MTSARSYPPLYPAGVFVVRSKQELAPLVARLRAARRLKPGRNVTVFDGEHFAEVADALEIRLSASAPEGRGGGASEDAACSLRETLVHLRETTEAEAAELVMATQTGGRTGLSGNDGIIALLPTSLSTSEAHSTNARASAPAVMYERCALITARDSVEGEEFLSLLRVPCAERAGTRWPLYMAAHVVGEFAETELRTLFSSDGSSGGPSTESDGADGHEPMKSSTPVAYIRGVRRFHRVCCPVLAEMPSALAAMRRTALLQRHHRLVQRGEAAADSPCAPPSSETGAPSLSAATLQRSSAPPGGLSRDANTACSPFFTFSELFGGIGMFRSGLERVGGRAAFAVEFAPPAQIVYALNHRCLHDCPAALQLPNAKREDPGENTRGLLTQRGGGRLRSGTAMSAAASAAAEDYAATEGGFPDATARSVPFLVGDITEIPSAFFPTHDVLTGGFPCQSFAKAGDAAGLHADKGWLFYEVVRVLAATRPTAFLLENVEHLVEVETGAQLAVILARLHRPASALSTPTAEDVALEYEVQHVVVDGGALTPQTRKRVYFFGFRAASALVPARAASLDYALCQFALPRADDGEASAAAARVVADALQRIKVASLESPYRIVRELLVAPSTVDASYSTPQGRSMQDEPTSTSRGEKSAAHSSAHGDLQLTPAQWEAVRRSRTYRQNPLWRLCDVQGRARTLLGSYRTSYQLYSEFVPFSSERTQHEVVAMLLEKTPLKPGDDADDVRAGGSENPAIPAPPPPPLRFFALRECARLQGIEDTFLLPHDTTQLSSSADGATPPGATVIPAAVLRQVPSGAVYKLIGNAVNPRVVTCLGGAIASYLQERRR